From a single Prosthecobacter algae genomic region:
- a CDS encoding efflux RND transporter periplasmic adaptor subunit, with protein sequence MANEEQSGKSPTPPWEAKKVPSKRGLFRKIVLWSVGFGVLGLVIYGLRPRPTPVELAEVKRGPLTVHVMEEGKTRIRNRYIVAAPVTGSMRRVPLKAGDEVKAGETVLTLIEPGIAPLIDARTKAQADARIASTQAALQQASEGLEMTRTAARFAQANWDRVKSNATEGSISITDRDNIQREAEMRSREVRSQEFALKVAEYELTQAKAALLQMTSPGGDSTPVELRAPVSGRVLRVEQESAMIIAAGAPILEIGDVADLEVEAEILSRDAVLIRPGAPASIEQWGGDAPLKATVRRVEPAAFTKVSALGVEEQRVIVLCDLDPAGLKGTPLGDRFRVEVRVAVWHEDDVLQVPSGALFREGSVWRTFVFDQDKARVTTVETGRSDGKWTQVIQGLKAGDRVLMHPPDSVKDGTEVVARH encoded by the coding sequence ATGGCTAACGAGGAGCAGTCAGGCAAATCCCCCACCCCACCGTGGGAAGCGAAAAAAGTTCCGTCCAAGCGTGGCTTGTTCCGCAAGATCGTTCTTTGGTCTGTGGGCTTCGGCGTGCTCGGACTCGTCATCTACGGCCTACGCCCCCGCCCCACGCCGGTAGAGCTGGCCGAGGTGAAGCGCGGCCCCCTCACCGTGCATGTGATGGAGGAGGGCAAGACCCGCATCCGCAACCGCTACATCGTGGCCGCCCCCGTCACCGGCAGCATGCGCCGTGTGCCCCTGAAAGCTGGCGATGAAGTCAAGGCCGGCGAAACCGTGCTCACCCTCATCGAGCCCGGCATCGCACCGCTCATTGATGCCCGCACCAAGGCCCAGGCCGATGCCCGCATCGCCTCCACCCAGGCGGCGCTCCAGCAGGCCTCCGAAGGCCTGGAAATGACTCGCACCGCTGCGCGCTTTGCCCAGGCCAACTGGGACCGCGTGAAGTCCAATGCCACCGAAGGCAGCATCTCCATCACCGACCGCGACAACATCCAGCGCGAGGCCGAGATGCGCAGCCGCGAGGTCCGCTCCCAAGAGTTCGCCCTGAAGGTGGCCGAGTATGAGCTCACCCAGGCCAAGGCCGCCCTGCTACAGATGACCAGCCCCGGCGGCGACAGCACGCCCGTGGAATTGCGCGCCCCCGTCAGCGGTCGTGTGCTGCGAGTGGAGCAAGAGAGCGCCATGATCATCGCCGCCGGTGCCCCGATCCTGGAGATCGGCGACGTGGCCGACCTGGAAGTCGAGGCCGAAATCCTCTCCCGCGATGCCGTGCTCATACGCCCAGGTGCCCCGGCCAGCATCGAACAGTGGGGTGGTGACGCCCCGCTGAAGGCCACCGTCCGCCGCGTTGAGCCAGCAGCCTTCACCAAAGTCTCCGCCCTGGGCGTAGAGGAGCAGCGCGTCATCGTCCTCTGCGACCTCGATCCCGCCGGGCTCAAAGGCACCCCGCTGGGCGACCGCTTCCGCGTGGAAGTACGCGTGGCCGTCTGGCATGAGGACGACGTCCTGCAGGTGCCTAGCGGGGCCCTCTTCCGCGAAGGCTCCGTGTGGCGCACTTTTGTTTTTGATCAGGACAAGGCCCGCGTCACCACGGTGGAAACCGGTCGCAGCGATGGCAAATGGACCCAGGTGATCCAGGGCCTCAAAGCTGGTGACCGTGTGCTGATGCACCCGCCTGATTCCGTGAAGGACGGCACTGAAGTGGTGGCCCGCCACTAG
- a CDS encoding nitrilase-related carbon-nitrogen hydrolase: MILDLLTFDPGHPCDSPAAFADEVVRVVRQSWDSGADLVLLPEFTWMGLEALMPQQPGDPSHYHTLSRLFWHTLVPSLRQRLDVPGKAAVLGTAPFADPDTHRIFNRAPILCQGQLSHQDKLHLTPWESVFSPGGILYLWEFQGFRIAVVICLDIEIPEISARLRGDGVDLILCPSATESILGVERVDRCASARAIELGCHVAVCHLTGKAQSELIDENIGRLALYSPSQAVFRHAPRWTETEVFTQGQHQLRVTLEKRPLEIMRRMHMETNPSHLGKDLAGHFTIHQVES, from the coding sequence ATGATCCTCGACCTCCTCACCTTTGACCCCGGTCATCCCTGCGACAGCCCCGCCGCCTTTGCCGATGAAGTGGTGCGTGTGGTGCGGCAGTCCTGGGACAGCGGGGCCGATCTGGTACTGCTCCCCGAGTTCACCTGGATGGGGCTGGAGGCCTTGATGCCGCAGCAACCTGGAGACCCCAGCCACTACCACACCCTGTCGCGGCTTTTTTGGCACACGCTTGTGCCCAGCCTCCGCCAGCGGCTGGATGTGCCAGGCAAGGCCGCCGTGCTGGGCACCGCCCCCTTTGCCGATCCGGATACCCATCGCATCTTCAATCGCGCCCCCATCCTCTGCCAGGGTCAGCTCAGCCATCAGGACAAGCTGCACCTCACCCCTTGGGAGAGCGTCTTCAGCCCCGGTGGCATCCTTTACCTGTGGGAGTTTCAGGGCTTCCGCATCGCCGTCGTCATCTGCCTGGACATCGAGATTCCCGAGATCTCCGCCCGCCTGCGGGGCGATGGCGTGGACCTCATCCTCTGCCCCAGCGCCACTGAAAGCATCCTCGGCGTGGAGCGCGTGGACCGCTGTGCCTCCGCCCGCGCCATCGAGCTGGGCTGCCATGTCGCCGTCTGCCATCTCACCGGCAAGGCCCAGTCCGAACTGATCGATGAAAACATCGGTCGTCTCGCCCTTTACTCCCCTTCCCAGGCCGTCTTTCGCCACGCACCCCGCTGGACAGAGACCGAGGTGTTCACGCAAGGTCAGCATCAGCTCCGCGTGACTTTGGAAAAAAGACCGCTGGAAATCATGCGCCGAATGCACATGGAGACAAATCCTTCACATCTTGGCAAAGATTTGGCTGGTCATTTCACCATCCATCAGGTCGAATCCTGA
- a CDS encoding DUF1080 domain-containing protein: MKASLFVFLVLGACRVIAADAVSLFDGKSLAGWTGPDGAKPGAGWVVVDGELHLNGEKGGNLLSEKEYTNFALEWEWKVEEGGNNGIKYWVTKVGGKEWLGIEYQMIDDAKHPDGLKGGSHTTASIYDIKAPAADKPLNPPGQWNSSRVVVQDGKIEHWLNGKLVCAADTTTDAWKTMIAGSKFKSKEGFAPGKGRIMLTDHHDKVWMRGLKITEK, from the coding sequence ATGAAAGCTTCTCTCTTTGTGTTTCTGGTTCTGGGTGCCTGCCGCGTCATCGCAGCAGATGCTGTTTCTTTATTCGATGGAAAGTCCCTCGCCGGATGGACCGGACCTGATGGTGCCAAGCCAGGTGCTGGCTGGGTGGTGGTGGATGGAGAACTGCACCTGAATGGTGAAAAGGGAGGCAATCTGTTGTCCGAAAAGGAATACACGAACTTTGCGCTGGAGTGGGAATGGAAGGTGGAAGAAGGCGGCAACAACGGCATCAAATATTGGGTGACGAAGGTCGGTGGTAAAGAGTGGCTGGGCATTGAGTATCAGATGATCGACGATGCGAAGCATCCCGATGGCCTTAAAGGTGGCAGCCACACCACGGCCTCCATCTATGACATCAAGGCCCCGGCGGCGGACAAGCCGCTGAATCCCCCCGGCCAGTGGAACAGCAGCCGCGTGGTGGTGCAGGACGGCAAGATCGAGCATTGGCTGAATGGCAAGCTGGTCTGCGCGGCAGATACCACCACGGATGCGTGGAAGACGATGATCGCAGGCAGCAAGTTCAAGTCCAAAGAAGGCTTTGCCCCCGGCAAGGGCCGCATCATGCTGACCGACCACCACGACAAGGTGTGGATGCGCGGCCTCAAAATCACGGAGAAGTAA
- the mscL gene encoding large conductance mechanosensitive channel protein MscL, whose protein sequence is MSIVSEFKEFVMRGSIVDLAVGVVIGGAFGKLVDGVVKGVIGPVVEMVKGNDALPSFIQGVWDLGNGILNFLLLAAVVFFIFVKPINKIRALRAKPAEPAAPPPVPEDVQLLKEIRDLLKAR, encoded by the coding sequence ATGAGCATCGTCAGTGAGTTCAAAGAGTTCGTCATGCGCGGCAGCATCGTGGATCTCGCCGTCGGCGTGGTCATCGGCGGCGCCTTCGGCAAGCTGGTGGATGGCGTCGTCAAAGGCGTCATCGGCCCCGTCGTTGAAATGGTCAAAGGCAATGACGCCTTGCCATCCTTTATTCAGGGGGTGTGGGACCTGGGCAATGGCATCCTGAACTTTTTGCTCTTGGCCGCCGTCGTTTTCTTTATCTTTGTGAAGCCGATCAACAAGATCCGCGCCCTACGCGCCAAGCCTGCCGAACCCGCCGCCCCGCCGCCAGTCCCGGAAGATGTGCAGTTGCTCAAGGAGATCCGCGATCTCCTCAAGGCGCGCTGA
- a CDS encoding GNAT family N-acetyltransferase produces the protein MLRLITVQGKQIEPYLDALGALRITVFRDYPYLYDGSLDYERDYLKVYLEAERSLAVLAIHGDAVVGATTCMPMADEGPEFQEAFVKAGHDISRICYLGESILLPQYRGRGLGRQFFKHRENHARSLSLGLTTFCAVDRPQDHPLRPQDYRPLDDFWISQGYQKQPGMQATFHWKEVHEAAESAKTLTFWTKELK, from the coding sequence ATGCTGCGCCTCATCACCGTACAGGGAAAGCAGATCGAGCCCTACCTGGATGCTCTTGGGGCCCTTCGCATCACCGTCTTCAGGGACTACCCGTACCTTTATGATGGCAGCCTGGATTATGAACGCGACTACCTGAAGGTGTATCTGGAGGCAGAGCGCAGCCTCGCCGTGCTCGCCATTCATGGCGATGCCGTGGTGGGCGCAACCACCTGCATGCCCATGGCCGATGAAGGCCCCGAATTTCAGGAGGCCTTTGTCAAAGCAGGACATGACATCTCACGCATCTGCTACCTTGGGGAATCTATCCTTCTCCCCCAATATCGTGGACGCGGACTGGGTAGGCAGTTCTTCAAGCATCGTGAAAACCACGCCCGGTCACTTAGCCTGGGGCTCACCACGTTCTGTGCGGTGGATCGCCCGCAAGACCATCCTTTGCGCCCTCAAGACTACCGCCCGCTGGATGATTTCTGGATCTCCCAGGGTTACCAAAAGCAGCCCGGCATGCAGGCCACCTTTCATTGGAAGGAAGTGCATGAGGCTGCCGAGTCCGCTAAAACATTGACCTTCTGGACCAAAGAACTGAAGTAG
- a CDS encoding aminotransferase class IV, protein MNPSQFIWLNGRLQSLEEARLSPLDHGLLVGDGVFETLVARGGRPFAAREHYARLQRSCDVTGLHCISEEVFEESMREVMAANGLVDARVRVTLTSGDGPLGSDRGAGRGTVLVVATPLKPWPPTENVQLAPWTRNSRGALAGVKSVSYGENVRALMYAKERGCGEALVVNESNQLCEGTGSNVFVVLEGRLLTPPLSSGCLAGITRQLVLEACVKEGIVCLEEDLPAVVLEECEEAFLTSSTRDVHPIAGLNGRSLKAPGPVTLAVQQAFARQYGLG, encoded by the coding sequence ATGAATCCCTCTCAGTTTATCTGGCTCAATGGCCGCCTTCAGTCTCTTGAAGAAGCCCGGCTCTCACCGCTGGATCACGGTCTGCTGGTGGGAGATGGTGTGTTTGAAACCCTGGTGGCACGCGGGGGCAGGCCCTTTGCCGCACGGGAGCACTATGCGCGGTTACAGCGGTCCTGCGACGTCACCGGACTTCATTGTATCTCGGAAGAAGTCTTCGAAGAAAGCATGCGGGAAGTGATGGCTGCGAACGGGCTGGTGGATGCGCGGGTGCGGGTGACGCTGACCAGTGGGGACGGGCCGCTGGGCTCTGATCGCGGAGCCGGGCGCGGCACGGTGCTGGTAGTGGCCACGCCGCTGAAACCCTGGCCGCCCACGGAGAACGTGCAACTGGCCCCCTGGACGCGGAATTCACGCGGGGCGCTGGCTGGGGTGAAAAGTGTCTCCTATGGTGAGAACGTGCGCGCCCTCATGTATGCGAAGGAACGTGGCTGCGGGGAGGCGCTGGTGGTGAACGAGTCTAACCAACTTTGCGAAGGGACGGGGTCCAATGTGTTTGTGGTGCTGGAGGGGCGGCTGCTGACGCCGCCGCTGTCCTCCGGCTGCCTCGCGGGCATTACCCGCCAGCTTGTCCTGGAGGCCTGTGTGAAGGAGGGCATCGTGTGCCTGGAGGAGGACCTGCCTGCTGTGGTGCTGGAGGAGTGCGAGGAGGCCTTTCTCACCTCATCCACGCGGGATGTGCATCCGATCGCGGGACTGAATGGCCGCAGCCTCAAGGCCCCTGGACCGGTGACACTGGCCGTGCAGCAGGCCTTTGCCCGCCAGTATGGGCTGGGGTGA
- a CDS encoding NAD(P)/FAD-dependent oxidoreductase yields MMENSPEVVIVGAGPAGCTLAALLAQRGIACVVFDDDKRPSLLVGESLIPGVVPVFRQLGIEERVAAMSTRKPGASFFVTDDGPRIHFSFKNVEGHLPPYSYNTPRPELDNLLRVRAEELGARFVHARATLEPSVENGQPTLRLSADSLAKAGLPPDAKPLLVDASGRARTFARSMNIPAVRGERDDIAYFAHFEDFDHDEVEPGQVIISVLRAGWSWRIPLPGRLSVGIVVNKAHAPTLGATAEERLENAIRQEPILAAKGSRARRVSPVMTYTNYQLLSQQGHGPGWVLLGDAYGFVDPMLSPGLFMSLEGARQLDECVFSKGTQILHNPAALARALDRYSRRIVEWHQAWTDLVRYFYDGRIFQIHLAGKNLAMKPSPFNIASVMERHSTFHIASMASGGYTRSGYSRSLMKMLSKYLVWQVPAAENFAVRNAWHPPLRAAA; encoded by the coding sequence ATGATGGAGAATTCCCCGGAAGTCGTGATTGTAGGTGCCGGACCTGCTGGCTGCACCCTCGCCGCCCTGCTGGCCCAGCGCGGCATTGCCTGCGTTGTCTTCGATGATGACAAACGCCCCAGCCTCCTCGTCGGCGAATCCCTCATACCCGGTGTCGTCCCCGTTTTTCGTCAGCTCGGCATTGAGGAGCGCGTGGCCGCTATGTCCACCCGCAAGCCCGGAGCCTCCTTCTTCGTCACCGATGACGGCCCGCGCATCCACTTCAGCTTCAAAAATGTGGAGGGCCACCTGCCCCCCTACTCCTACAACACCCCGCGCCCCGAACTGGACAACCTCCTGCGCGTGCGGGCTGAGGAACTCGGTGCCCGTTTTGTCCATGCCCGGGCCACCCTGGAACCCAGCGTGGAAAACGGCCAGCCCACCCTGCGCCTGAGTGCAGACAGCCTGGCAAAAGCGGGCCTGCCGCCCGATGCCAAACCCCTGCTGGTAGATGCCTCCGGCCGCGCCCGCACCTTCGCCCGCAGCATGAACATCCCCGCCGTCCGAGGCGAGCGGGACGACATCGCCTACTTCGCCCACTTTGAAGACTTCGACCATGACGAAGTGGAGCCCGGCCAGGTCATCATCTCCGTCCTCCGCGCTGGGTGGAGCTGGCGCATCCCCCTGCCCGGCCGCCTTTCCGTGGGTATCGTGGTGAATAAAGCCCACGCCCCCACCCTGGGAGCCACCGCCGAAGAACGCCTGGAAAACGCCATCCGGCAGGAGCCCATCCTCGCCGCCAAAGGCAGCCGTGCCCGCCGGGTCTCCCCGGTGATGACTTACACCAACTACCAGCTCCTCTCCCAACAGGGCCACGGCCCCGGCTGGGTGCTGCTGGGGGATGCCTACGGCTTTGTGGATCCCATGCTCTCCCCCGGCCTCTTCATGTCGCTAGAGGGCGCGCGCCAACTCGACGAATGCGTCTTTTCCAAAGGCACGCAAATCCTCCACAATCCCGCCGCCCTCGCCCGCGCCCTGGATCGTTACAGCCGCCGCATTGTGGAGTGGCACCAGGCGTGGACGGACCTCGTGCGCTACTTTTACGATGGCCGCATTTTCCAGATCCATCTTGCGGGCAAGAACCTGGCCATGAAGCCATCCCCCTTTAACATCGCTAGCGTCATGGAGCGGCACTCCACCTTCCACATCGCCAGCATGGCCTCAGGGGGCTACACCCGCAGCGGCTACAGTCGCAGCCTTATGAAGATGCTGTCCAAATACCTCGTCTGGCAGGTGCCCGCAGCAGAAAACTTTGCCGTGCGCAACGCCTGGCACCCACCCCTCCGCGCCGCGGCCTGA